The following DNA comes from Mesorhizobium sp. B2-1-8.
GCCAGAATGTCACCGGCACGCCGGTGCAGAAGCGCAAGATCGCCATGGTCTACCAGCAGTTCATCAACTATCCGGCGATGACCGTCTACGACAACATCGCTTCGCCGCTCAGGGTGGCCGGCGTCGAGCAGGACAAAATCGACAGCCAGGTGCGCGAAGCGGCGGCACTCCTCAAGCTGACACCCTATCTCGACCGCACCCCGCTCAGCCTGTCGGGCGGCCAGCAGCAGCGCACGGCGCTGGCGCGTGCCATCGTCAAGAATGCCAGCCTGGTGCTGCTCGACGAGCCGCTTGCCAATCTCGACTACAAGCTGCGCGAGGAATTGCGGGCCGAGCTGCCGAGGATCTTTGCCGCCGCCGGCACCATCTTCGTCTATGCCACCACCGAGCCGCACGAGGCCCTGCTGCTCGGCGGCAACACGGCAACGCTGTCGGAAGGCCGCATCACCCAGTTCGGGCCGACCATCGACGTATTCCGCAAACCGGTCGATCTGGTGACGGCCAGGACCTTCGCCGATCCTCCGCTCAACACCATCGTGCTGGCCAAGAAAGGCCCGGACTTCCTGCTCGAGGGTGGTGTCAAGCTGCCGGTGCCCTCAGAACTCGCCGGCATCACCGATACGAACTATACGATTGGCTTCCAGCCGCACCATCTTTCGCTCGACCGGCCCAATGCCTCCGCGGCGTCGGTGCGGGCAAAGGTCACGATCACCGAAATCACCGGGTCCGAAAGCTTCATCCATCTCGACTTTGCCGATGAGCGCTGGGTGATGCTGACCCACGGCATCAGGGATTTCGAGACCGATGCAGTGGTCGAGGTGTTCATCGACCCGCGTCACATCATGGTCTTCGACGAGCACGGCCGCGCCGTGACCGCGCCGAAGCTGGCGGCTTAGGAGGAACGATATGGCACGCATCGACGTCAACCATGTCAGGCATTCCTATCTGCCGAACCCGCGCACGGATGCCGATTTCGCGCTACGCGAAGTGCACCACACTTTCGAGGATGGTGGTGCCTATGCGCTGCTCGGGCCGTCCGGCTGCGGCAAGACCACGCTGCTCAACATCATTTCAGGCCTGCTTCATCCCTCGCACGGCCAGCTGCTGTTCAACGGCCGGGACGTGACTACCCTGTCGACGCAGGAGCGCAACATCGCGCAGGTGTTCCAGTTCCCGGTCATCTACGACACCATGACGGTCTACGACAATCTGGCCTTCCCGCTGCGCAACCGCGGCGTGCCGGAAGCCGACGTCGACCGCAAGGTGCGCGAGACGCTGGAGATGATCGACCTGGCCTCCTGGGCGAAGAAGAAGGCGAGGGGCCTGACCGCCGACCAGAAGCAGAAGATATCGCTCGGCCGCGGGTTGGTGCGCTCGGACGTCAACGCCATCCTGTTCGATGAACCGCTGACCGTCATCGATCCGCATATGAAATGGGTGCTGCGCTCGCAGTTGAAGCAGTTGCACCGCCGCTTCGGCTACACGATGGTCTATGTCACGCACGACCAGACCGAGGCGCTGACCTTCGCCGACCAGGTCGTGGTGATGTATGATGGCGGC
Coding sequences within:
- a CDS encoding ABC transporter ATP-binding protein, translating into MARIDVNHVRHSYLPNPRTDADFALREVHHTFEDGGAYALLGPSGCGKTTLLNIISGLLHPSHGQLLFNGRDVTTLSTQERNIAQVFQFPVIYDTMTVYDNLAFPLRNRGVPEADVDRKVRETLEMIDLASWAKKKARGLTADQKQKISLGRGLVRSDVNAILFDEPLTVIDPHMKWVLRSQLKQLHRRFGYTMVYVTHDQTEALTFADQVVVMYDGGIVQIGTPAELFERPRHTFVGYFIGSPGMNVVPVAIEGRMATLGSQRIELPGVPKASAGAVELGIRPEYVRLGRDGMAVSITKVEDVGRHKVVRAKLEGRDIAAVIGEDETVPAEPKVWFDPAGINIYADSWRVEMGA
- a CDS encoding ABC transporter ATP-binding protein — translated: MLELRNVTKTVGAVEHIRDVSLTLQHGSLNVLLGPTLSGKTSLMRLMAGLDVPTSGSVWFDCQNVTGTPVQKRKIAMVYQQFINYPAMTVYDNIASPLRVAGVEQDKIDSQVREAAALLKLTPYLDRTPLSLSGGQQQRTALARAIVKNASLVLLDEPLANLDYKLREELRAELPRIFAAAGTIFVYATTEPHEALLLGGNTATLSEGRITQFGPTIDVFRKPVDLVTARTFADPPLNTIVLAKKGPDFLLEGGVKLPVPSELAGITDTNYTIGFQPHHLSLDRPNASAASVRAKVTITEITGSESFIHLDFADERWVMLTHGIRDFETDAVVEVFIDPRHIMVFDEHGRAVTAPKLAA